Proteins co-encoded in one Prunus persica cultivar Lovell chromosome G6, Prunus_persica_NCBIv2, whole genome shotgun sequence genomic window:
- the LOC18772335 gene encoding aluminum-activated malate transporter 2, which yields MTSSNHENAAGPLTRLWGKIVGFALKLKKLGKDDPRRIIHSFKMGLALTLVSIFYYFKPLYEGFGLAAMWAILTVVVVFEFTVGSTLGRGLNRMLATLTAAALGVGAHRLATLSGETGEPILIALFVFIIAGIVTFLRFIPQIKARYDYGMLIFLLTFCLISVSGYRDEEVIEMAFERLSTIVIGSCTSVIVCIFICPVWIGVDLHNQIATNIEKLGNFLEGYGEEYFKVSEEGQPRDKSSILDGYKSVLSSSSKEETMANLARWEPRHGKFRFRHPWKQYLKVGSITRQCAFKIEALNSYLISEIQSPPEVRSIIQEASTAVSSECGKALKELASALRKMTKSSAAERHIANSKDAAENLKSVIRSSLSKHDDILQIIPAGAVASLLCEVVKCTEEIADAAHKLASLAHFKNAKPKVTPEQKELPSQGIVQPVSGIDGMHHVITINEPSQSLQENRNLPPAMAPRMEV from the exons ATGACATCTTCAAATCATGAGAATGCTGCAGGACCCTTGACGAGGTTATGGGGGAAGATAGTTGGGTTTGCCTTGAAGCTCAAGAAACTAGGGAAAGATGATCCAAGAAGGATTATTCATTCTTTTAAAATGGGGCTGGCTCTCACATTGGTGTCAATTTTCTACTACTTTAAACCACTCTACGAAGGTTTTGGTCTTGCTGCAATGTGGGCTATTTTAACTGTTGTGGTTGTGTTTGAATTTACTGTTG gaTCCACACTTGGAAGAGGTTTAAATAGAATGTTGGCAACTTTAACAGCTGCTGCTCTTGGCGTCGGGGCACATCGCTTAGCAACTCTTTCTGGAGAGACAGGGGAACCCATACTTATTGCTCTCTTCGTCTTTATCATTg CTGGAATAGTGACATTCCTGAGATTCATTCCCCAAATTAAGGCAAGGTATGATTATGGGATGCTGATATTCTTATTGACATTCTGCTTGATATCGGTGTCTGGTTATCGCGATGAAGAGGTTATAGAAATGGCCTTCGAGAGGTTATCGACAATCGTCATTGGAAGCTGTACTTCTGTCATTGTATGCATTTTCATATGTCCAGTATGGATTGGGGTGGATCTTCACAATCAGATTGCTACCAACATTGAAAAGCTTGGGAATTTCTTAGAag gatatggagaagaatacTTTAAAGTATCTGAGGAAGGGCAGCCTAGAGACAAATCATCAATTCTTGATGGATATAAAAGTGTTCTAAGTTCAAGTAGCAAGGAAGAAACCATG GCTAATTTGGCAAGATGGGAACCGCGTCATGGAAAGTTCAGGTTTCGTCATCCATGGAAACAATACTTGAAAGTTGGGAGCATAACTCGCCAATGTGCTTTCAAAATTGAAGCTCTCAACAGCTACCTTATCTCTGAGATCCAA TCACCTCCAGAAGTTCGAAGCATAATTCAAGAAGCAAGCACAGCAGTTAGCTCAGAGTGTGGCAAAGCATTGAAGGAATTAGCATCTGCTTTACGAAAAATGACTAAATCATCCGCAGCAGAACGTCACATTGCCAACTCAAAAGATGCTGCTGAAAATCTCAAATCTGTAATCAGATCCAGCTTATCGAAACATGACGATATCCTACAGATCATACCAGCAGGTGCAGTGGCTTCACTACTGTGTGAAGTTGTTAAATGTACAGAGGAAATTGCCGATGCTGCTCATAAACTGGCGTCCCTAGCACATTTTAAGAATGCAAAGCCTAAAGTGACCCCAGAGCAGAAAGAATTACCTTCACAGGGAATTGTGCAGCCAGTATCAGGCATCGATGGGATGCATCACGTTATTACGATTAATGAACCATCTCAAAGTTTACAGGAAAATCGGAATCTCCCACCAGCAATGGCTCCAAGAATGGAGGTGTAG